Proteins encoded within one genomic window of Citricoccus muralis:
- a CDS encoding 4-hydroxybenzoate 3-monooxygenase gives MNVTRTQVGIVGGGPAGLMLSHLLAKQGISNVVIESRDHDTIANTHRAGILEQPSVAMLTDTGVDGRVLTVGDEHEGINLRFKGESHLLNFPELVDATVTLYAQNEVFIDLAAARARDGGDVRYESEVTEIFDLKTDTPKFRYRSVAEGADPDALQEVHCDVLVGADGSRSFCRRAVRDEPGHQDFTTEYPFAWFGILCEAPKSFPELIYANSPRGFALISQRSETVQRMYFQCDPNTNVDDWSEDRIWDELQSRVAGPDGFELKTGPIFDKTVLPFRSFVREPMSHGNLFLAGDAAHTVPPTGAKGLNLAFADVRVLFEALDSFYSTGSRALLDSYSDTALRRVWKAQNFSYWMTTMLHTTAEENPFSTRRSLGDLESVTSSVYGRQYLAECYTGWPNSRP, from the coding sequence ATGAACGTCACTCGCACCCAGGTCGGCATCGTGGGCGGCGGCCCCGCCGGGCTCATGCTCTCGCACCTGCTGGCCAAGCAGGGCATCAGCAACGTCGTCATCGAATCGCGTGACCACGACACGATCGCTAACACTCACCGCGCCGGCATCCTGGAGCAACCTAGCGTGGCCATGCTCACCGACACCGGTGTTGACGGTCGCGTCCTCACCGTCGGTGACGAGCACGAGGGCATCAACCTGCGGTTCAAGGGGGAGTCGCACCTGCTGAACTTCCCGGAGCTGGTCGACGCCACCGTCACCCTCTACGCTCAGAACGAGGTCTTCATTGACCTCGCCGCGGCCCGCGCCCGTGACGGCGGCGACGTGCGCTACGAATCCGAAGTCACCGAGATCTTTGACCTGAAAACCGACACCCCGAAATTCCGCTACCGCTCCGTGGCCGAAGGGGCCGACCCGGACGCGCTGCAGGAAGTGCACTGCGACGTCCTGGTCGGGGCGGACGGGTCCCGGTCCTTCTGCCGTCGCGCCGTGCGCGATGAGCCCGGCCATCAGGATTTCACCACCGAATACCCCTTCGCCTGGTTCGGCATTCTCTGCGAGGCGCCGAAATCCTTCCCCGAGCTGATTTACGCCAACTCCCCGCGCGGCTTCGCCCTGATTTCCCAGCGCTCCGAAACGGTGCAGCGCATGTACTTCCAATGCGACCCGAACACCAACGTGGACGATTGGTCCGAGGACCGGATCTGGGATGAACTGCAGTCCCGCGTGGCCGGCCCCGACGGCTTCGAGCTCAAGACCGGCCCGATTTTCGACAAAACGGTGCTGCCGTTCCGCTCCTTCGTCCGCGAGCCGATGAGCCACGGGAATCTGTTCTTGGCCGGCGACGCCGCCCACACCGTGCCGCCCACCGGTGCGAAGGGCCTCAACCTGGCCTTTGCCGACGTCCGGGTGCTCTTCGAAGCGCTCGATTCGTTTTACTCCACCGGCTCCCGGGCACTGCTGGATTCCTACTCCGACACCGCGTTGCGTCGGGTCTGGAAAGCCCAGAACTTCTCGTACTGGATGACCACCATGCTGCACACCACCGCCGAGGAGAACCCCTTCTCCACCCGCCGTTCCCTGGGTGACCTGGAGTCCGTGACCTCCTCGGTCTACGGCCGTCAGTACCTGGCCGAGTGTTACACTGGCTGGCCCAACTCCCGCCCCTGA
- a CDS encoding IclR family transcriptional regulator: MTAPDTTLDRLIRILEAFDATAPQLTVAELAVRADLPLPTAYRWVERLHGSGLLRRHRDGTVGPGLRLWELAARSSPTSSLRAAAMPYLDDVHAVLRQHTQLAVLDDDGVLVLERLSARGAVANQATVAGRLPLFTTSMGLTLLAFSRPHIAETLIERHQHRLGMPVRRPAGEHGTAVGVVNPTEPELRALLAEVRRTGYATVHGRLDVDTTGVAVPIELSHRTAVGAAGVLPDAVGRDTVAALGVVVPAHSELAPGLAPMLMAAARGITRTLAQNNDSH, from the coding sequence ATGACCGCCCCCGACACCACTCTGGACCGGCTGATCCGGATCCTCGAGGCCTTCGACGCCACCGCGCCGCAACTCACGGTGGCGGAGCTGGCCGTGCGAGCGGATCTGCCGCTGCCCACGGCGTATCGCTGGGTGGAGCGGCTGCACGGCTCCGGGCTGCTGCGTCGCCACCGAGACGGCACGGTGGGCCCCGGGTTGCGGCTGTGGGAGCTGGCCGCGCGCTCCTCGCCCACCTCTTCGCTGCGCGCCGCCGCCATGCCCTACCTCGACGACGTCCACGCGGTGCTGCGCCAACACACCCAGTTGGCGGTGCTCGACGACGACGGTGTGCTCGTGCTCGAGCGGCTCTCCGCGCGCGGGGCCGTAGCCAACCAAGCGACTGTGGCGGGGCGGCTGCCCTTGTTCACCACCTCCATGGGACTCACCCTGCTGGCGTTTTCCCGCCCGCACATCGCCGAAACCCTGATCGAGCGCCACCAGCACCGCCTGGGCATGCCGGTACGCCGCCCGGCCGGCGAACACGGCACCGCCGTCGGCGTGGTCAACCCCACCGAACCCGAGCTGCGCGCCCTGCTGGCCGAGGTGCGCCGCACCGGCTACGCCACCGTGCACGGCCGCCTCGATGTCGACACTACCGGCGTGGCCGTGCCCATCGAGCTGTCCCACCGCACCGCCGTCGGCGCCGCTGGCGTGCTCCCTGACGCGGTCGGCCGAGATACCGTGGCCGCCCTCGGCGTCGTCGTGCCCGCCCACTCCGAGCTCGCCCCCGGATTGGCACCCATGCTCATGGCCGCCGCCCGCGGCATCACCCGCACCCTGGCCCAGAACAACGATTCTCACTGA
- a CDS encoding dihydrolipoamide acetyltransferase family protein yields the protein MEIFNLPDVGEGLTEADIAEWRVNVGDTVAVNDVLVEIETAKSLVELPSPYAGTVVQRFAEEGQTLNVGEPLIGIATADSPDTDADSGTAAAAQVGPDDAETAQDEVEPEPEPPASNESEALVGSGPVADRAGRRRRVSTAAPAALAQPAAPVQPTPPAEPEPEPEPEPAPALAAPARPANKLVTNVRERTAEVAGLWQRVLAKPPVRRIAKELGVDLTQVTPTGAYGEVTRTDVENYLKERDTYIEQSAGFWMPDTGDNAQRTERIKVKGVRKATAKAMVKSYTEAPHVSIYVDVDATRTMEFVKRLKDNPDFEGVKVTPLLILAKAVIWAAARNPHVNASWTDEEILVKHYMNLGIAAATPRGLLVPNIKNAHEMSLRELAHALSTLTKRARDGKMQPADMSDGTISITNIGALGIDTGTPILNPGEVAIVAFGTIRQKPWVVSGEVIPRWITTLGGSFDHRVVDGDLSARFMADVAAIMEEPALLLD from the coding sequence ATGGAGATTTTCAACCTTCCCGACGTCGGCGAGGGTCTCACCGAGGCCGACATCGCCGAGTGGCGCGTGAACGTGGGCGATACGGTTGCGGTCAACGACGTGCTCGTGGAGATCGAGACGGCGAAGTCCCTGGTCGAGTTGCCCAGCCCCTACGCCGGCACCGTGGTGCAGCGCTTCGCCGAAGAAGGCCAGACCCTCAACGTGGGTGAGCCCCTGATCGGCATTGCTACTGCTGATTCACCGGACACCGACGCTGACTCCGGAACCGCGGCCGCCGCGCAGGTGGGTCCCGACGATGCGGAGACGGCCCAAGACGAGGTGGAACCGGAGCCGGAACCACCAGCATCCAACGAGTCCGAGGCCCTGGTGGGCTCCGGCCCGGTGGCCGACCGCGCCGGTCGCCGTCGTCGCGTCAGCACTGCCGCGCCCGCTGCGTTGGCCCAGCCAGCTGCACCTGTTCAGCCAACCCCGCCGGCCGAACCCGAGCCCGAGCCCGAACCCGAGCCCGCACCGGCACTCGCGGCACCCGCTCGCCCGGCGAACAAGCTGGTCACCAATGTCCGCGAACGCACTGCGGAAGTGGCCGGACTCTGGCAGCGGGTGCTCGCCAAGCCGCCAGTGCGCCGGATCGCCAAGGAGCTCGGCGTCGACCTCACCCAGGTCACCCCCACCGGCGCCTACGGCGAGGTCACCCGCACCGACGTCGAGAATTACCTCAAGGAGCGCGACACCTACATCGAGCAGTCCGCCGGTTTCTGGATGCCCGACACCGGGGATAATGCCCAGCGCACCGAGCGGATCAAGGTCAAGGGGGTGCGCAAGGCCACCGCGAAGGCGATGGTGAAGTCCTACACGGAAGCTCCGCACGTCTCCATCTACGTCGACGTCGACGCCACCCGCACCATGGAATTCGTCAAGCGGCTCAAAGACAACCCCGACTTCGAGGGCGTGAAGGTCACCCCGCTGCTGATCCTGGCCAAAGCGGTGATCTGGGCCGCGGCGCGGAATCCGCACGTCAACGCCTCGTGGACCGACGAAGAGATCCTCGTCAAGCACTACATGAACCTCGGCATCGCCGCCGCCACCCCGCGTGGGCTGCTGGTGCCCAACATCAAGAACGCCCACGAGATGTCGCTGCGCGAGCTCGCCCACGCGCTCTCCACGCTGACCAAGCGCGCCCGCGACGGCAAGATGCAGCCCGCCGACATGTCTGACGGCACCATCTCCATCACCAACATCGGCGCCCTAGGCATTGACACCGGCACCCCCATCCTTAACCCCGGGGAAGTGGCTATCGTCGCCTTCGGCACCATCCGGCAGAAACCCTGGGTGGTCTCCGGGGAGGTCATCCCGCGTTGGATCACCACCCTGGGCGGATCCTTCGACCACCGTGTGGTAGACGGAGACCTCTCCGCCCGGTTCATGGCGGACGTGGCTGCGATCATGGAGGAGCCGGCTCTGCTGCTCGACTGA
- a CDS encoding alpha-ketoacid dehydrogenase subunit beta has protein sequence MSTEKLTIAKAITAGLADELRADDKTMLLGEDIGSLGGVYRVTEGLKAEFGAQRVVDSPLAESGIIGTSIGLAMRGYRPVAEIQFDGFVFPGFNQITTQLAKMRARTAGTRQVPVTIRIPYGGGIGSVEHHSESPEALFAHTAGLRILTPSSAHDAYWLTRKGIQSQDPVIIFEPKRRYWLKGEVDRENPGAADNPFIAQVVRRGTDATVVAWGPLVPVALAAAETAAAEGRQLEVIDLRSLSPIDFDALETSLRKTGRMVVAHEAPTFGGLGGEISARLTERAFLALEAPILRVGGFHLPYPPSRVEEQYLPDLDKILDAVDRLFTY, from the coding sequence ATGAGCACCGAGAAGCTCACCATCGCCAAGGCGATTACCGCCGGCCTGGCCGACGAGCTGCGCGCCGATGACAAAACCATGCTGCTCGGTGAAGATATCGGCTCCCTGGGCGGGGTCTACCGGGTGACCGAGGGTCTGAAAGCCGAGTTTGGTGCGCAGCGCGTGGTGGATTCCCCGCTGGCCGAATCCGGCATTATCGGCACGTCCATCGGCCTGGCCATGCGCGGCTACCGCCCGGTGGCAGAGATCCAGTTCGACGGTTTCGTGTTCCCCGGGTTCAACCAGATCACCACGCAGCTGGCGAAAATGCGGGCACGCACCGCGGGCACCCGGCAGGTCCCGGTGACCATCCGCATCCCGTACGGCGGCGGCATCGGCTCGGTGGAGCACCATTCGGAGTCACCGGAAGCACTGTTCGCCCACACCGCGGGGTTGCGCATCCTCACCCCGTCCTCCGCGCATGATGCGTACTGGCTGACTCGCAAGGGCATCCAGTCCCAAGATCCGGTGATCATCTTCGAACCCAAGCGCCGGTACTGGCTCAAGGGCGAGGTGGACCGCGAGAACCCGGGCGCCGCCGACAATCCGTTCATCGCTCAGGTGGTGCGCCGCGGCACCGACGCCACCGTGGTGGCCTGGGGCCCGCTGGTTCCGGTGGCCCTGGCCGCGGCCGAGACGGCAGCCGCTGAGGGCCGCCAGCTCGAGGTGATCGACCTGCGATCGCTCTCACCCATCGACTTTGACGCCCTGGAAACCTCGTTGCGTAAGACCGGCCGCATGGTGGTGGCCCATGAGGCCCCGACCTTCGGCGGACTCGGCGGGGAGATCAGCGCCCGGCTCACCGAACGCGCTTTCCTGGCACTGGAGGCCCCGATCCTGCGGGTCGGCGGCTTCCACCTGCCCTACCCGCCTTCCCGGGTGGAGGAGCAGTACTTGCCCGATCTGGACAAGATTCTCGACGCCGTCGACCGCTTGTTCACCTACTGA
- a CDS encoding thiamine pyrophosphate-dependent enzyme yields the protein MVSDAQTVPQPLPPEAVQLMTPQGAPPSALNEASERFLPYLQRLNTEAAQNIYRTMVTTRRVDQEATALQRQGQLVLWVPSSGQEGAQAGALAALAPQDWIFPTYREHAMALGRGVTPRELLLLFRGAAHSGWNAQDYRVHPYTLVLAAQALHATGYAWGVGLDQCDWTSQQRAENGEVVLACFGDGASSEGDIHESMVFAASYDAPVVFFCQNNHWAISVPFEVQSRVPIARRAAGYGFDGVTVDGNDPLATYAVTAWAAEQARSGTGPVLVEAHTYRMGAHTTADDPTKYRGRDEEQSWSALDPITRMRSYLTAQDLGDDAFFSAVDEEAEDLAAQTRQAVVSMTAETIPALDDVFAHAYAEPHPLVEAERAWHHTWEAGFAETEGENR from the coding sequence ATGGTGTCCGACGCACAGACTGTGCCCCAGCCGCTGCCCCCTGAGGCCGTGCAGCTGATGACCCCGCAGGGCGCGCCGCCGTCCGCGCTCAACGAGGCCTCCGAGCGGTTCCTGCCGTATCTGCAGCGCTTGAATACCGAGGCGGCACAGAACATCTACCGCACCATGGTCACCACCCGCCGTGTGGACCAGGAGGCGACCGCGCTGCAGCGCCAGGGTCAGCTGGTGCTTTGGGTTCCGTCGTCCGGACAGGAGGGTGCCCAGGCGGGTGCTTTGGCCGCGCTGGCCCCGCAGGACTGGATTTTCCCCACCTATCGTGAGCACGCCATGGCCCTGGGTCGGGGGGTCACTCCGCGCGAGCTGTTGCTGCTCTTCCGCGGTGCCGCCCACTCCGGCTGGAACGCCCAGGACTACCGGGTGCACCCCTACACGCTGGTGCTCGCCGCCCAGGCGCTGCACGCCACCGGCTACGCCTGGGGGGTGGGGCTGGACCAGTGCGACTGGACCTCGCAGCAGCGCGCCGAGAACGGTGAAGTGGTGCTGGCCTGCTTTGGCGACGGCGCTTCCTCCGAGGGTGATATTCACGAGTCGATGGTGTTCGCTGCGTCTTACGATGCGCCCGTCGTTTTCTTCTGCCAGAACAACCACTGGGCCATTTCGGTGCCCTTCGAGGTGCAGTCACGCGTGCCGATCGCCCGTCGTGCCGCCGGCTATGGGTTCGACGGCGTCACCGTGGACGGCAACGACCCGCTGGCCACGTACGCCGTGACCGCTTGGGCTGCAGAGCAAGCCCGCTCTGGCACCGGTCCCGTGCTCGTGGAGGCGCACACCTATCGCATGGGCGCGCACACCACCGCGGATGACCCCACTAAATATCGCGGTCGGGACGAAGAACAGAGCTGGTCGGCCCTGGACCCGATCACCCGGATGCGCAGCTACCTGACGGCCCAGGACCTCGGCGACGACGCCTTCTTCTCCGCCGTCGACGAGGAAGCCGAAGATCTGGCCGCGCAAACCCGGCAGGCGGTGGTATCCATGACCGCCGAGACCATCCCGGCGCTCGACGACGTGTTCGCCCACGCCTACGCCGAACCGCACCCCCTGGTGGAGGCCGAGCGGGCCTGGCACCACACCTGGGAAGCCGGATTCGCCGAGACCGAGGGGGAGAACCGATGA
- a CDS encoding histidinol-phosphate transaminase, with protein sequence MSTSTTDAVYPRPVLGQMPPYAAGKPPAVIEGLTAYKLSSNENPFGPVPAVVDVIRRYAESGQTCRYPETTCSALRGRIGETFGVEPDDVVAGAGSLGALMQIISTFAGAGEDGQKDEVIFAWRSFEAYPIVVRAAGAQDVQVPLTADHRHDLKAMTAAITDRTRVILLCTPNNPTGPSLSTAEVEGFLATVPPHIMVVIDEAYIEFNRASDAVDGVDVYRRYPNVVVLRTFSKAHGLANLRVGYSISRPEITQYLRVMATPFAVSSLAEQAAMASLDHLDEVQERVQRVVDERERVVASLRELGFEVPQSEGNFFWLPLGERTPELVDTAGSQALSVRGFGTEGARVSVGEVEANDRLLRMMSEFGVR encoded by the coding sequence ATGAGCACTTCCACCACTGATGCCGTCTACCCGCGCCCGGTGCTGGGGCAGATGCCGCCCTACGCTGCTGGTAAGCCCCCCGCCGTGATCGAGGGACTCACCGCCTACAAGCTCTCCTCGAACGAGAACCCCTTCGGCCCGGTGCCGGCCGTGGTGGACGTGATTCGCCGCTACGCGGAGTCGGGTCAGACCTGCCGGTACCCGGAGACCACCTGCTCCGCGCTGCGGGGGCGCATCGGTGAAACTTTTGGGGTCGAGCCCGACGACGTCGTGGCCGGCGCCGGCTCCCTGGGGGCGCTGATGCAAATCATTTCCACCTTCGCCGGGGCGGGCGAGGACGGTCAGAAGGACGAGGTCATCTTCGCCTGGCGCTCGTTTGAGGCCTACCCGATCGTGGTGCGTGCCGCCGGGGCCCAGGACGTACAGGTCCCGCTTACCGCGGACCACCGCCACGATCTGAAAGCCATGACCGCGGCCATCACCGATCGCACCCGCGTGATCCTGCTGTGCACTCCGAACAACCCCACCGGGCCCTCGCTGAGCACCGCCGAGGTGGAGGGTTTCCTGGCCACCGTGCCACCGCACATCATGGTTGTCATCGACGAGGCTTACATCGAATTCAACCGCGCCTCCGACGCTGTCGACGGGGTGGACGTGTACCGCCGGTACCCCAACGTCGTCGTGCTGCGTACTTTCTCCAAGGCCCACGGCCTGGCGAACCTGCGGGTCGGCTACTCCATCTCCCGGCCCGAGATCACCCAGTACCTGCGCGTGATGGCCACCCCCTTCGCTGTGTCCTCGCTCGCGGAACAAGCCGCGATGGCGTCGCTGGATCATCTCGACGAGGTGCAGGAACGCGTGCAGCGGGTGGTGGATGAGCGCGAGCGTGTTGTCGCCTCGCTGCGGGAACTCGGCTTCGAGGTGCCTCAATCGGAAGGCAACTTCTTCTGGCTGCCGCTGGGCGAGCGCACCCCGGAATTGGTGGACACCGCCGGATCTCAGGCGTTGTCGGTGCGCGGATTCGGTACCGAGGGCGCCCGGGTGTCGGTGGGCGAAGTCGAAGCGAACGATCGTCTGCTGCGGATGATGAGTGAGTTCGGCGTCCGCTGA
- a CDS encoding IclR family transcriptional regulator, whose translation MSANAAPSQTLARGVRLLKLVAEAPVAPTIAEVSEQMGVHRSIVYRILRTLEQEALLRRDDTGRIRPGIGLAPLALAVESSVQAAALPVLTEVANELDMSAFIAVAEHGDCYTLVTVEPARAHAVTQRPGTRHPLERGAPGLVVLSQLDEAAVTEMNLDAERLERLERMRETGYATSGNEVIPGVSAIAVPLQMPGQLPAALAVVYPTQDKDIEAVAARLHRGAEQVRARLGDHS comes from the coding sequence ATGAGCGCGAACGCCGCACCTTCCCAGACCCTGGCTCGCGGGGTGCGACTGCTGAAGCTGGTCGCCGAGGCGCCCGTCGCGCCCACCATTGCCGAGGTCTCCGAGCAGATGGGCGTGCACCGTTCGATCGTCTACCGGATTTTGCGCACATTGGAGCAGGAGGCGCTGCTGCGTCGGGATGACACTGGTCGGATTCGCCCCGGTATTGGCTTGGCACCCCTGGCTCTGGCGGTGGAATCTAGCGTGCAGGCGGCAGCACTGCCGGTGCTCACCGAGGTGGCTAACGAGCTGGACATGTCCGCTTTTATTGCGGTCGCCGAGCATGGCGACTGCTACACCCTGGTGACCGTGGAGCCGGCTCGGGCGCACGCGGTGACCCAGCGCCCCGGCACTCGTCACCCCCTGGAGCGCGGGGCACCTGGACTCGTGGTGCTCAGCCAGCTCGACGAGGCTGCGGTGACCGAGATGAACCTCGATGCGGAGCGGCTGGAACGCCTGGAGCGCATGCGCGAGACCGGCTACGCCACCTCCGGCAATGAGGTGATCCCGGGGGTTTCGGCCATTGCGGTGCCGTTGCAGATGCCGGGGCAACTACCCGCTGCGCTCGCCGTCGTGTATCCGACCCAAGACAAGGACATCGAGGCCGTGGCCGCCCGATTGCATCGAGGTGCCGAACAAGTGCGCGCCCGCCTCGGCGATCACTCCTGA
- a CDS encoding FAD-binding monooxygenase translates to MHFHHQGYVSTDPRIKPAAGTGLDRPEELPDEMDVLIVGTGPGGMSTAATLAAYPEVHTRIIDRRPHRLEIGQADGIQARSVETFQAFGFAERIISEAYWLTEMNFWKPNPENPREIYRSARTPDDPEGVSEFPHLIVNQARVLDYFAEAAYNAPTRLTPDFGYEFVSLEIDRSQEYPVAATLRCTAGEREGDERVVRTKYLVGADGARSKVRDGIGRKAIGDVANHAWGVLDILADTDFPDIRTKCAIQSHDGGSILLIPREGGHLFRLYVDLGEVSQDDNRAVRNTPHDEIVARANKIMHPYTVEVKETAWWSVYEVGHRVTDKFDDVAEGEEDTVTPRVFITGDACHTHSAKAGQGMNVSMQDGFNVGWKLGQVLSGRSAESLLHTYSGERQEIAQNLIDFDKEWSSLMAAKPEDLPEPSYLEDFYMKTAEFPAGFMTEYKPSELTLGTEHQELATGFPVGKRFKSARVARVSDTNPLHLGHLAEADGRWRIYVFADAPAPTEDSQVNDLARWLAEDPASPVAKYTRAGTDDDSLFDLKVIYQQSHHDLQTTDVPEVFRPRVGPFRLENRNKIFGTLADDDIFEARGISRDGAIVVVRPDQYVSAVLPLSAHDELAGFFDGVLVEG, encoded by the coding sequence ATGCATTTCCACCACCAGGGCTATGTCTCCACCGACCCGCGCATCAAACCGGCGGCCGGGACGGGCCTGGATCGACCCGAAGAGCTTCCCGACGAGATGGACGTGCTGATCGTCGGCACCGGCCCCGGCGGCATGTCCACGGCCGCCACTTTGGCCGCCTACCCCGAGGTGCACACCCGGATCATCGATCGTCGCCCCCACCGCCTGGAGATCGGTCAGGCCGACGGCATCCAGGCCCGTTCGGTCGAGACCTTCCAGGCCTTCGGCTTCGCCGAGCGCATCATCTCCGAGGCCTACTGGCTGACTGAGATGAACTTCTGGAAGCCGAACCCCGAGAACCCGCGGGAGATCTACCGTTCGGCCCGCACCCCGGATGACCCGGAGGGTGTGTCCGAATTCCCGCACCTGATTGTCAACCAGGCCCGCGTGCTCGACTACTTCGCCGAGGCTGCCTATAACGCCCCCACCCGGCTCACCCCTGATTTCGGCTACGAGTTCGTCTCCCTGGAGATCGATCGCAGCCAGGAGTACCCGGTCGCCGCCACCTTGCGCTGCACCGCCGGCGAACGCGAAGGCGATGAGCGTGTGGTGCGCACCAAGTACCTGGTGGGGGCCGATGGCGCCCGGTCCAAGGTCCGCGACGGCATCGGCCGCAAAGCTATCGGAGACGTCGCCAACCACGCCTGGGGTGTGCTCGACATCCTGGCCGACACCGATTTCCCGGACATCCGCACCAAGTGCGCCATCCAGTCCCACGACGGCGGCTCCATCCTGCTCATCCCCCGCGAGGGCGGGCACCTGTTCCGGCTCTACGTCGACCTCGGCGAAGTGTCCCAGGACGACAACCGCGCCGTCCGCAACACTCCGCACGACGAGATCGTGGCGCGTGCCAACAAGATCATGCACCCCTACACGGTGGAGGTGAAGGAGACCGCTTGGTGGTCCGTCTACGAGGTCGGCCACCGCGTCACCGACAAGTTCGACGACGTCGCCGAGGGCGAGGAAGACACCGTCACCCCGCGGGTCTTCATCACCGGCGACGCCTGCCACACCCACTCCGCCAAGGCCGGCCAGGGCATGAACGTGTCCATGCAGGACGGTTTCAACGTGGGATGGAAACTGGGCCAGGTGCTCTCCGGGCGCTCCGCCGAATCGCTGCTGCACACCTACTCCGGTGAGCGTCAGGAGATCGCGCAGAACCTCATCGATTTCGATAAGGAGTGGTCGTCGCTGATGGCCGCGAAGCCGGAGGACCTACCGGAGCCCTCCTATTTGGAGGACTTCTACATGAAGACGGCTGAATTTCCCGCCGGGTTCATGACGGAGTACAAGCCCTCCGAGCTGACCCTGGGCACCGAGCACCAGGAGCTAGCCACCGGATTCCCGGTCGGCAAGCGGTTCAAGTCGGCCCGGGTAGCCCGAGTGTCCGACACCAACCCGCTGCACCTGGGGCACCTGGCCGAGGCCGACGGTCGCTGGCGGATCTACGTCTTCGCCGACGCTCCGGCACCCACCGAAGACTCGCAGGTCAACGACCTGGCTCGCTGGCTGGCCGAGGATCCGGCCTCACCGGTGGCGAAGTACACTCGGGCCGGCACGGATGACGATTCGCTGTTCGATCTGAAAGTGATCTACCAGCAGTCCCACCATGACCTGCAGACCACCGACGTCCCGGAGGTGTTTCGCCCGCGGGTGGGTCCGTTCCGGCTGGAGAACCGGAACAAGATCTTCGGCACGCTCGCCGACGACGACATTTTCGAAGCCCGCGGCATCTCCCGCGACGGCGCCATCGTGGTAGTCCGCCCGGACCAGTACGTCTCCGCGGTGCTGCCACTAAGCGCCCACGATGAACTCGCCGGGTTCTTCGACGGCGTGCTGGTCGAGGGCTGA
- a CDS encoding phage holin family protein, whose product MSFLLRILATGLGFAAALWIIPGFQLLHDGAPIGADRDTGTAALAVGVLALIFGVINATVRPVVAFLSLPITCLTLGLFTLVINAAMLALTAWLSNLLFPFQLDISGFWAALFAALVISLVSAIANRFIAAITAPVRA is encoded by the coding sequence ATGAGCTTCCTTCTTCGCATCCTGGCGACCGGCCTCGGCTTCGCCGCCGCTCTCTGGATCATTCCCGGCTTCCAACTGCTACACGATGGCGCACCCATCGGCGCCGACCGCGACACCGGCACCGCTGCACTGGCGGTCGGTGTTCTCGCACTGATTTTCGGCGTGATCAACGCGACCGTTCGCCCCGTGGTCGCTTTCCTTTCCCTGCCCATCACCTGCCTGACCCTGGGGTTGTTCACCCTGGTGATCAACGCCGCGATGCTTGCGTTGACCGCCTGGCTGTCCAACCTGTTGTTTCCGTTCCAGCTCGACATCTCCGGATTCTGGGCCGCCCTGTTTGCCGCCCTGGTGATCTCACTCGTCTCCGCGATCGCCAACCGCTTCATTGCGGCCATCACGGCCCCGGTACGCGCCTGA
- a CDS encoding flavin reductase family protein has protein sequence MTLPEHRDHRLSEMDPREAGLLLKSVVIPRPIAWVGTVSSDGVTNLAPHSYFTMVSADPPIILFSATRLVGTLKDTATNVLATGEFTVSLVSWPLRTQANRTSARLGPESSEFDDAELTPLPSHSVSAPGVAESPAILECQLHRAEDVGDATVFFGQVLHVRIDETALRADDRGRALPDPALLDPVTRLGRNEWARLGDVFTQDRP, from the coding sequence ATGACCTTGCCTGAACACCGCGACCACCGACTCTCCGAGATGGACCCCCGTGAGGCGGGATTGCTGCTGAAATCTGTGGTGATTCCGCGCCCCATCGCCTGGGTGGGCACCGTGTCCAGCGACGGGGTGACCAACCTGGCCCCGCACTCGTACTTCACCATGGTCTCCGCGGACCCGCCGATCATCCTGTTCTCCGCCACCCGCCTTGTCGGCACCCTCAAAGACACCGCCACCAATGTGTTGGCCACCGGGGAATTCACGGTGTCACTGGTGTCGTGGCCCTTGCGCACTCAGGCGAACCGCACTTCAGCCCGGTTAGGCCCGGAATCGTCAGAATTCGACGACGCCGAACTCACCCCGCTGCCCTCGCACTCCGTCAGCGCGCCGGGCGTCGCTGAGTCCCCGGCCATACTGGAATGCCAGCTGCACCGCGCCGAAGACGTGGGTGATGCCACCGTGTTCTTCGGGCAGGTGCTGCACGTGCGCATCGACGAGACCGCCCTGCGCGCCGACGACCGCGGCCGAGCGCTGCCGGATCCCGCTCTGTTAGACCCGGTGACGCGCCTGGGCCGCAATGAATGGGCCCGCCTGGGGGATGTGTTCACGCAGGACCGCCCATGA